A genomic segment from Aquila chrysaetos chrysaetos chromosome 11, bAquChr1.4, whole genome shotgun sequence encodes:
- the NXNL1 gene encoding nucleoredoxin-like protein 1 — MAALFTGKVLMANRERDEVETERELGRTLENKVLLLYFGSGQCPRCRQFSPLLKDFFLRLTDEFYVERASQLVLVYVSRDETEEQQSAFLRSMPKRWLAIPFGDAFKRELELRFAVSEVPAVVVLKPNGEVIVGNAVEEIQRMGPACFRNWQEAAELVDRNFLLAEDFDDCTRRSITDPIRRLKYKLDKKTEAKNRERKEEGEESP; from the exons ATGGCCGCCCTCTTCACCGGGAAGGTCCTGATGGCCAACCGGGAACGGGACGAGGTGGAGACGGAACGGGAGCTGGGCCGGACGCTGGAGAACAAGGTGCTGCTGCTCTACTTCGGATCCGGTCAGTGCCCGCGGTGCCGGCAGTTCTCCCCGCTCCTCAAGGATTTCTTCCTACGGTTGACCGACGAGTTTTACGTGGAACGAGCTTCGCAGCTGGTCCTGGTGTACGTGTCCCGGGACGAGACGGAGGAGCAGCAGAGCGCTTTCCTGAGGTCCATGCCGAAACGCTGGCTGGCCATACCTTTCGGGGACGCCTTCAAAAG ggagctggagctgcgGTTTGCCGTGTCCGAGGTGCCCGCGGTGGTGGTGCTGAAGCCAAACGGGGAGGTAATTGTCGGAAATGCCGTGGAAGAGATCCAACGCATGGGCCCCGCTTGCTTCCGAAACTGGCAGGAGGCTGCCGAGCTGGTAGATCGAAATTTTCTCTTGGCAGAGGATTTTGACGACTGCACCAGGAGAAGCATCACCGACCCCATCCGCCGCCTCAAGTACAAGCTGGACAAGAAGACGGAGGCGaagaacagggaaaggaaagaggaaggtgAAGAGTCTCCTTAG